TGCTCTTTCCATCTAACTTTGCAATCTGACAACATCGCCAATCACGGGACTGCAAGTTGTCAGATTCAGGACTTTAACTTTATTCAAGATGCCAGGCCTAGCCAGGCATAACTGAATTCTGCCTACAAATCTTTTTGCAACAAAAGAAATCTTGCGACATGCGAACTACAGTAATAGATATTTCACCTGATCAACAAAATGATTAAGAGTTTAACTCTTTTTGCTGGCATTCTGAATATCACAGCATATTCAGTATAGAGGTATAGCAGGGACAAACTGATATCACTTAAGGCCGGACCAAGTCAGACACTGTGAGTACACTGTTAGCTTTCTtgttcttccagcagcagctaaACAATCTtactcccctcctctctctctgcacacCAGGACACTACTGGCCTAGACCCAGTAAACTGAAGGAGATTGGACCACTGCAACGAAAGCAGTCTAGGTCCATTTTCAGTAGGAAATTCAAAACCCTTGAAATGTTTGGCCAGTGGATTTTTTAGTATAAAACTACTATTCTAAACATGTTTGATAAAGTCTTGATCCCAATGCATATTTACTTGTCTTTGAGTGTATGAATGGGATTAACTATTTGAAACTGATATAACCTCAGAGGTAGACAATAACGAATGTTatagttaatatattttaactgTGACATTATTAATGATTATCTCTGTAATCCCTGAGTGAATGATAAATCATCTGTAAACAGCACATGTTGGTGCGCTATGCATGTTTTGGTGTTGTGTTTATAAATTGTGTGTTGTATATTTAGGATCTGCATGTCTAGTTGCGTGTTATTGCATTAGACTGATTTCTAACAGTAGCCAAAGCACTCTCTCAATTTACTTTTCTCATTTCTAAATTCTTCAGTAAATTAAATCCCCTAACATCACTACAGCAGCTTGTGTGACATGTGGAGCATCCTGGAGGAGTTCCAACAGCCATATCACAGGGAGTAAACAATGAAATGGAAGCACCAATGTAAAGTCATTAAATAGGTTGTTGGGCCACCACATGTAACCAGTAAGGCCTGTATGTGCCATGGCATGGAGTCTACCAGTATACGGAATTCTGCAGGAGGGATGCAACAATTGTTTCACAAGAaagctgtaacgaacagttctttccgggccctatgcggacgacgcaATCCAGAAAagtgaagacacaaggggaaaaatagtcatgcaggataagggtctggagacggggggcgtgtccatggagtgcaggtgtccaggggaagtgaatccaggcgaacaatccaagtaggaaatccaaaagagtaatccgagACAAAGGGgagagtccaaggccaggggatccatccaggaaGTTAaaacatgaaccgggtcggaaccggcgaggggaaccaggaactaggaacagaacgttaaaagcataacggagccagacgcagcaagaccccgggctctcatgatgtggaaatcaatgaggaacccGGAGTGaggtcagcgtctggctttaaagggggaacgggaatagggaacaggtgaaGACAATGGGaaggaacgaggaagggctggagctcccttaagaggaggggttagcgatcgtgacaaaaGCCAATCAACTCACACCTATTTGATGGAAGTGTATACTACTGTCTTAGAGAACATGGTGAAGGGTGATTCATCTGACCAGGTCCCATTTCTCTATTGCTCAGTGGTCCACTGCCTTTGCACCACATGATTTGCACATGTGCACTGCCAGGGGCGATGACCAGTTTCGACTATGATATTCCACTCTGTGCAATTCTCAGCAGCCTGTTTCTGACTAAGGTTGTAATTTGAAGTTAATTGATCTGCAGTTACTGGTCTGTTTGTTCTTACACACTAAACCTGTGTACAGATATCCCAGACCTGGGGTATCCTCTTCTACACATGGAGGCCTTTACTGCTGCTGTCTATCCCTTGGAGTTTCATGCTGGCATCACTTTAGACTGCTGCTCATGTAACATCAGCAAGTTGAGCTGTCTTGGTCTGAAGCTGAAGCTCCTGTCAAACATTCCCTAGTAATTACCTTCTTTTAAAGACTTTGAGGTCTCCTCCTGAACCATACTGGCCATAATTATAGGTAATCAGGCCTGTCCATCATTTTTATACATAACCCTAAGCATGCTGGGAtgttatttgctaaattaaTGCAAAAGCCATACCTGTGTGGAAGTCTTGCTTTCAAAATGCTCAGTATCCCCCATTTTCCCAGGTGTATCCATTTGTTTGTTCATTACCTGTACATCTGTGCTAACTGCCACAGAATctagatgaaaataaaatatttcatacaaTGTAGAGGGGCCTATATGAAGAAAAGAGCTTAAGAACTGTCACAACCAGAAGAAAGGTTATTATCAGTTGGAGTGGTGGAATGGTCAGAGAAAAGAAAGGACAggaaaagtctttttttgtgtATAGAGAGAATTAGagcctgaaagaaaaataaaacaactgcaaaatgaaacaaatgtaatacaaaaaataaaagaaatagtttttgatcccagagcagttggGATCACATGTAGTAATCCACAACGAACTTATCACTCAGGTTGATACATTATAAGTACTTAGGTGTACACATAGAGTCTAGACTGTAACCTGTGCTGGATTACTCATGTTGAGAGTGTTTGCTCCAATGTTCAGCAGCGCTTATATTTCCTGGGAAGACTAAGAGTGTTTGGGGTTCGACAGGATGTAATGCTACTCATTTACCATGCTGTAATGGAGAGCATTATCAGAAAtggtattacagtgtggtttggtaatctatcagttcatttaaaatcacaaattacCACCTCTTCCAGACAGCTTTGAaggtcatgggagtgaaacagcatCCCTCCCCgcagacaatctttgaaaaatccaaAATCAAACAGGCTGGAAAAATGATATAAGATCCTTCCCACATCCTCAGCTGTGAATatcaacttcttccttctggcaaacgttctagggttcccaaatgtaagtcaaacagatacaaacgttcctttgttccactatccattaaagctgtcaacGCAAATGTCAAGGATGAACACAATTTTGACTCTGAAtaaagatataataataataataataataataaactttattttatatagcgcctttaaaggtggcttctcaaagcgctttacaggatgacaataacaataaataagaagactacaacaataaataagaaaaatttcacaagacaggacacaattataattacagcaatacaacaataacaatagaggagaccgtggaagatggtattaagaagagcagaggggtgaagaatggaaccagttaagtaaaggcttttctgaaaaggagggttttgagtctggatttgaaggagtttagagaaggtgactctctaatatccttgggcaaggagttccagagcttgggggcatagcaggagaaggccctgtcgccttCTCCTGAAGTAaagaaggggttaactgattcctttctgcaCAAGGACTGGACTTCTTGTGACACAAGACATTCCAGGCAAGTTAAGGCAGGAAAGTGgaataactgataaggattccagatgccagctagaaacccccccccccaaggaaGGAAACCTAAAACTGACCATTAAGAGTGGTCAGAGCCTGGGGGCTGTCCGAACACCGCGACCTCCCCCCGTTACCATGGTAACGAGCTACCGCCAGAAGCTGCTGAAAAGTGCTATttaaactggaagttttgtaccgGTATTTCGAATAATACTTcggttttattgttccttgcatgcaataaaaccaATCTCTTTAAACTTCATCTCGGaatccagaacttatttgtctgttacaacaacTCAAAGCgcaatatgttttgtgatgtgttataaatgttacacgTTGTTATGCTGTCTACTTTACATGTGCaatagagtgatgtgcaatgtttttcttattttttgtaatagcataatgtgcaatgtttttcttttcttcttcttttttgtgtttgcattctatttaaatgtacaggagtgctgtgtgtccataaacaatttccctcaggggacaataaaatcttatcttatattGATACCTGTTTTTTATCATGGGGTAAAAGTAGGGTAAAAAGACATTCCTTACTCTGGGGACCAGGCATGGAAGAGCGGTCCTGTCAGGGGAAACGTAGTTCACAGATTAAGATGTCAATGTGAGCTCTGTTTCACCTCTCCCTATGGATCCAGTAAACCATCCCAATGTCCACAAACACACTCTGTGGCTGCAGATGGAATTTTCCATCTGGGTCCaaacaaatacttttttgtaTAATGTAAATATGGTAACTTTGTGATGCTTATGATGTGCATGCTATTTATGTCCCTCTAAGAACTGTCCAGATTGCAACAGGAATTGTCACACGATCCAAGGATAGCTGGTTGCACAGGTCCGAAAACTACTCCAGTAGATGGAAAAGCAGATGAAGAGAGGGAGGAAGaagataaatatatatttgaatataCTACAgagactactgtatgttttgggaGAGTTTAATTGGTCATACTTTCTATTACTGCAGCTGTAGACAGATCATATAACACCTTGGTCAAAGGTCCGAAGTGTGAATTATGGAATCCCATGAAGAGTACAAGAGTACGGTATATACCCAAGTGCTCAAGGAGTATTAGAAGTTACTCTCTCCTTCACCTCTGCTGAATATAAACAAGTCCCGGTGTGAGGAATGAGCATGTGATAGGTTTGCCAAGTCTATAGCTGAGATGCATGATTGGtattattaatatactgtatacttaggACAGCCTTCACCTAATAACTGCACAGCCATTGCATTGTTAAGACTAACCaatgtatctactgtatgcatGCCCCCCCTCATCCCTATCTTTTTTCACTCTACCTTAACAACCCTTTTGCCCTTCCCTCAGATATCTATTCCTCTTCTTTCTGATTTCACTCTACAGGcaatcataaaaataataataataaacttatatagcacttttctggacactccactcaaaatgctttacaggtaatggggactccccttcactaTCACGCtccaccacctggatgaagcAACAGCGGCCAGAGTACGCTCACCCCACACCAGCACcgacagagtaatgaagccagttcatagatggggactattaggaggccatgattggtaaaggccaatgggaaatttgtccaggacacccctactctttccgagaaacgccctgggatttttaatgaccacagagagtcaggaccttggttttacatctcatccgaaggacagcgcttttttacagtatagtgtcccctactggtcccactaacacctcttccagcatcaGTCTtcgcttttcccaggaggtctcccatccaggtactggcaaagctcacacctacttagcttcagtgtgttaccagttgtgagttgtagggtgatatagctgctgtcTTCTATGTGAGCAGCACTGGTTATAAGGCCCCAAGAGTTGACCAGACTGTCATCAGCACAACCACCTGCTCCCTGGAAATCTCTGATGAGCCCTGATGACCTGCAGTATTGTGGTATCAACACCTCCTCAACATTCCACACATAGAAGGAGCTCATCAGGGCCAACTCAATTAAGCACAGGCCAGGCTTATCCATTAATTAGGAACCGCATTCACTATTTATGCTCAGATATTGAGTCACAATAGCATGTGGAGTTGCTGGTTTTGCCCCAGGACTCTTCCCATTCTAATTTCTCCTATTATTCCATTTCTTGTTCAATAAACCATTAAAACTTTGCCACTGAACTGACTCTGGTAATTACCAATTTGCTGCACCCTATTTTCCATCTATGGGTGTGGCATAACAAGTTTGCCTACTAGAACTGCTCTTTTATCCCAAACACCATTTTCCCTCTGGTCTTCACTAAGAAGACTGTGCAAGTCTCTGCCATCTAGTGGTGCTAAATCTCCTCTCATTCTATTTTCTACTACTGTAACCTTCCGTTGGCTCCAATGTGTGCATGCAAAAGTTAAATTGAATATTATTGTGATTGATATGGCCTCGGCGAAACAATCACTTTTCTGTGCGATATATTGCTTTTGCAAACCCAGGTATATATTGTTGTTTCTTTctgataatattaataaacaacAAAGTATTCTCCAATAATGGAGCTTTTAAGCTAGTTGTGTGATGCAGTATCCTAACAGAAGACTTTAGTGTTCATATTTTAGCATACAAAATGGAATTGTTTTGGTAATTTTCGGGTTGGGGGTGGCATGGTGTTCatgatggatttagaaaaggtaggtcTTACCAATTTATTATTTGGACAAACAACAATTGCAATGGATACACACATGAAATGCAATatggtgtatttagattttctgatttttttttataaagttcCTAAAAAAAGCCTTATTTACAATTTGCATTTTACAGACATTCAGGGAAATTAGTGTTTGGATTGAGGATTGgttattaaatagaaaacagaggGTAAAAATATGGGATGAATATTCAAACTGAGGAAATAGTGAATTACTGTACTATGGGGGTATGTACTTGGACCACTGCCCttcttaattaatattaatttaaatcttcTAGACGATGTAGAAAAGCAGTAAATTAggcaaacaaaataataaatacttcataaacataatatatacttcattgacacctgaagaaggctccacggccgaaacgttgtgttctctttcttctttttttcagcatggaataaacctattacttgttcctttgcagcctacgcatgctgacgcagctacccacctgaactactaccgtaTACTTCATAAATGTAGAGTTCAAAATCAAAGAATGTTATGTTTAAAATGTCTAATGCACCAATTAGGCCACACTTAGAAGAGTGTATACTATTTTAATCGCCATGTTATAGGAAATATATTGCTGCTCAGGAATCTGTCCACAGAAGACAAACCAAATATCTGCAGCCTTAAGGGTATATtcaacactgacaggctgaagaaacggaccctttagtcttgaacagtaAAGATTACAAGGGGGCCTGACATGGGCATGGGCATGAGCATgattgttcaggtgggtagctatgATGATATAATGATGAAGACCAGCAGACACACCGACCCCCCGGCACCCAGACTGGACATAAATGCACTATTTTCTCTCGAGCCCTGATACAGCCCTGCGAACAccaatattttgatgctttctAGCGTACAGCAGAaagatcattttaaatatttgacaaaGTGATCAGgacaacaaatacaaaaaacctACATTAATTTTCGGTTAGTACTCCAGTATATCTCGTATTGAAAACAGGAAGAAGTATTCCCGCAATTCTTAACGTATCGTTAATGTATACAAACTAATTAACATATAAATCGCACCACACAGAATACTATACTTTAACGTGCTACAGCTCACCACCTACAAACTCTTCATTCCAAACTATACACCCATGCCATGTGACTAGTGTGCGACCTTCCACGTAAGGCCCAGACTAATCAATTAAAGATACAACTAAATACGATaaaaatggtattttaaatgaaaaataaaatacaaagaaaatattcCGAGTGTTTCATTGTATacagaaataattattcatcctatattgtttttaaacgcgttttatcaACAGCGATGAAGACCTGACTCGTGATTGCCGAGAAGTCGATCTCTTTCAGGCCTCATTTGCGGGttgttcatttgtattttttgtaatatagtAATCAATGGGAAATTGTGAGAAAAAATGACAGATTACGGAGAGGAGCAGCGGAACGAGTTGGAGGCATTGGAGTCCATATACCCGGATTCGTTTAcaggtatgtactgtaatatttttaaactaagCATAGAGTTTGTAGAAATTTCAGAGAAAACGTGTAGTGTTTGCAGCTGCAGCAAGTTCTGTCAGGAATCTGTACTTGGGTTtcctattttttcttattttctaagCTTTCGAAAAACGATATCTGCTACAAAATTAGATATGTCGTAATATATTAGGTGTTATTGTTCCAGTGCTGTTTGGTTTTTAATGAAGCGTTATGTTTGCAAGGCTAGCTGGGCAGTCGCATAAAGCAGCTTCAGTTTATGCAGCAAAATCAGTTATGCAGTGCGTGAATATACAATGCAATAGTTAAATGTAGACGCAAAACATTCGAGCATTTCCGATAATAACTCAGGCTTATACATTTCCACATTCTCTGTACAAACGTACGGGTTATCTTTTATATGTTAATAAAAGCTATCAAATCCATACATGCATAAGCCTTATTTGATACATATTCATATCTCGTATAATATacgttgttgttgttatttagTAATTTAATAGTATTGTAATGGTTAATTTGTATTGTTCTTTTTATGGCCAGTGCTTTCAGAAAACCCTTCAAGTTTTACTATTACTGTGACTTCTGACGCAGGCGAAAATGATGAAAGTAAGTACTGAATTTTTGTTGAAGCTCAAGTAGttagctgagtcagcatgcgtagactgcaaaggaacacttaaaggtttattctgtgctgaaaagggaggaaaaaaacacaacgtttcggctgtgaagccttcttcgggtgtcacttCGGGTcaccattacttgttcctgaatATTTGTTGTGTGTGTATCGATTGTATCATGCATATTCACAAaaaccaaaatattttattataaaatattaaatatgcacATAAACACAAATCGatgtttaagtacagtatatatgcatactgtatataaagaaagttacaaacgagaggaggacattcagcccatctagttcATTTGGTTGCTGAATTAAATTAACTTGCAGATCTCCAGAACCAGATCTAATTTAATATATTAGTcgtttcctttttatttcctattCTCTTTGAAACACTTAGACTATCACAGCTCTTTTCCtttctgatattttatttttacctgtACTTGCAGTACATTCAATTTTTTaactaacattttttttgatTGTCTTAGATTTTCTTAAACCATTTGTGTCACTGCTTTCTTGGTTATATTTACTTACTCATGGGAGGAATCTATTTGGTGATTCAGGTAGATTATATTTACAGTGCTGCTGTTTTAATCAAATGCTGTTAGAAGCCTGATGGAAATCTTTATGGCACTGGATGTTCTGCCATCAGTCACTGACCAGTTATTTATGAAGTTTTCATAGATCTTGGTAGCTCAAAGCTAACAGAACTGGTTATACCGACTTTGCGGAGAAGCAAGAGAAAAAACTGTCAAAGGTAAACATGGCAGAACATGCAGGTGTCTATAACATCCACAGAATGTTATCTGTTCAGCCAGGGAGTTACTTCACACAGTGTCAGTCATtcaattagaaataaaaacactgcCCTCTGACCTTTAGAAGTGGGGTCATCATGGTTGTGTTTGTGGTGCACAGCTGTTTTCAgaaggtattatttatttatgaaaGGATAATGAATGTTTGCAAATATGGATATTTCACTTGTGATAAAGTGACTTTGTATAAATAACTAACTGTATCAGAATATATCATTATAACAGAAACTAACATTGCAAATTTAAACTAAAATTTGATTGTTATGCAAAATCCATGATCTTTTTTGATGTATGCTTACTGaaaattctttctttttttctagctGTTCAGACTACTTTGAAGTTTACGTATGTAGAGACGTATCCCGATGAACCTCCACTTTATGAAATTTTTTCACAGGATAACCTTGAAGACAGTGACATCACAGACATACTAACACTATTACAGCAACAGGTGAAGAGATGTCTCCCATTGTATTCCTGTGCATTTTCACTTGGCAACTGAAACACCCTTTTGTGCTTCACATCTGCCTGTAAGAACAGGTTGATGGTCTGTAAAGTGATTGCTGCAGTTCCTGACATATACATTATCTTACATGTTGCAAACTATCACACCAGTGTCCATTCTTGGGCCTGCATACGTTTTATTGTTTCATattattagtaaaaaaaaaccaacaaagtGGTGATTGATTTAAGGTATCTTTAGGtatcaaaactgctgctattaccccagtgccaaagaagcctaacatggctctcgacaatcttaacaacttttgccccatctccaacttaccctttctctctaaaattctagaacgtgctgtcacacttcagttacataaccacctcatgacaaacaaccttttcgaacccctccaatctggcttccgtcaacttcacagcacagaaaccgccctagtcaaagtcaccaacgatctcctaatagcttctgattctggttctctttccatactcatccttcttgatctcagtgctgcctttgacactgttgaccataacatcttgctttctcgtctcgagactgtttggagtctctgaaactgccctcaaatggtttaagtcttacctcactgatcgctgtcactttgtctctctcaatgggtacaggtctgaaattggtcttgtcaagtctggtgtccctcagggctcaatactgggccccttgctcttcagcatttacatgttcccacttggtcagcttttaagatcacatggcctcagctttcatttttacgctgacgatactcaaatatacatccataccaaaaccgacactgatgtggctgtctctattctatctaattgcatctctgacataaaaatttggatgactcaaaacttccttcatcttaactgtgacaagactgaagtcatgcttattggtaccccccatcaacttcgtaaagccagtcctgtaaccctgtctgtagatggctctgtacttgagctccaatcaaaattgaaaaaccttggggttatattcgattctggcttaacattcgatccacatgtacagcatactgtcaaaacatctttttttcaccttagaaatattgcaagactccgccctatgctatcattaactgtggctgaaaagctgatcaacatatttgtattctctcgaattgactactgcaatgctctgctccctggggtatctaaatctactctgaacaagctgcagtatgtccaaaattcagcagccagaatcctgaccaggtctagtgcaagtgttcacattactcctatcctggagtccttgcactggcttccggtcaaattccgcgtagactttaaaatcctcatgctcacctacaaggctttacatggcttggcacctcaatacctgtctgaacttttatcgccctactccccacctcgcaacctccgctcttcaaattctgccctccttactgtcccccaagcccgtctacattgtatgggcgacagggccttctcctgctacgcccccaagctctggaactctttgcccaaggatatccgagagtcaccttctctaaactccttcaaatccagactcaaaaccctccttttcagaaaagcctttacttaactggttccattcttcacccctctgctcttcttaataccatcttccacggtctcctctattgttattgttgtattgttgtaattttaattgtgtcctgtcttgtgaaattttcttatttattgttgtagtcttcttatttattgttattgtcatcctgtaaagcgctttgagaagccacctttaaaggcgctatataaaataaagtttattattattatattattattatctttataTTGGGTTTGGCTGTCATGCTGTATTCATAAAATGACAACTATTTAACTCTGATTTGATCAAAATAActaattaatatttaagaatGGATCCAAACCCTCAGTTAATTGTGCCTTTATTTTTGTAGTTTCATCCAGACCCTTTCATAGTTTTcacttttgttgctttaaaacgTGAagtcatgacacttttcaaTAGCAGTATATACATAACCTattccacacattcaaagcaaaaaacaaaacgagAAGAAAATGGGTAATAAATGTGATAGAGAAATGGAAAAGTTTTTAAGTTTAAGTGTTTTatattcaaaccctttgctgtggcaaacctaaattacgTAAAAGTGCACATAATTACCTTGATGTGCCATAAAATTATTTGAGTGGCCTCTGTTTGCATTAGTTATGGTTCACTTGTTTTCAGAATTAATACTTCTCCTTCTGTAAGGTCCTTCAGTTAGATGGTGAATTTATCCAAAGATTCAACTCTGAAGACCAAGGATCTTTCAGAACAACTCAGTAATAAAGTTGTATAAAGGCACAGATAAGGAAAAGGTGCCTTTTCAGAGATCCTTAATATCTCTTTGAGCATGATGAAGTCATAAGAAATGGGAGGCACTCACATATGGCTTAGATCAGGCTTTCCCTTCAAACTGAGCAGCTAGGCAAGGAGAAAACTGGCAAGGCGGACAAATGGAACTTGACATTTCTAAAGGCTGATAGGAACATAGATGGAGAAAAGTATTGGCGAatcttgaagaaaaaaactgcTTCATATCTAAAATTGAAGAAAGGATCAGGTTTCAACAAACCAGTGACTAAAAGCAGAAGGCCAAAGCTACCCTTAagtggcttaagaataagaaagtattCTTAAATGGTTCAATCCGATTGATAATCtctggaaagacttgaaaacttgCTATCCATATGTGATCACCAAGCACCTAgagagagcttgagcaaatctcAAGAAAATTGCCACGAAGAATGAGCAAAAGTGCCCCAACTGAACTTGGAGACGATCTGAATATGATTGCTGAATCGGTGACAGAATAGGATCATGTGATTGGTGTTCTAAATCGGCATATTCAATTTTTCAgtcaacatatttcatttgtttctgttttgcttttgctggtatttactgtaacttacccttaaaagtcttcagtttgagtATACAGattgaataaaatgttaaatgttaaaaacaggacAGTATATTGGAATATGGATTCATAGAGCTTAGGTGGTGGATTTCAGTTTTAGAGAGATGAAAAAAGGTGTTAAGGTGTTGCAGCTAGAGGGTTTTATGTTTGTGGTCTGTGACATCTTGattttcatctgttttttacagtattgaCAAATTTTTTGtctatgaacatttttttctctcattgCCTACAGGCAGAAGAAAATCTTGGAATGGTGATGATATTCACATTAGTaactgcagtgcaggaaaaacTAAATGAAATTGTTGACCAGATAAAAAAACGAagagaggaagagaagagaaggaaagagaaaGAGGCAGAGGAAGCGGAGAAGGTCTGTATAGGAAATCTTTGCACAAATTGTTCTGTCGCGAACTAAAGATGACACTGAGATGCATCTTTCACACGTTTTGTATTTTGGCTTTTCTGAAATTATGCAAATTATGTGTAGTGAAAATTCACTATGGTTTGTTTGATCTTTTAAGCACCATGCAAGATGGCTTTTGATGTGACTAGTTTGATTTCAATTAATAATAACTACTTTGAAATTGAAGCATTGGATCAATCATCATTTGCTTGCTTTTGCAGTTTTCTAAGCACAgtggtctgtgtttttatctttttatacaGGTCCAGTTCCATGGCACGCCTGTCACAATTGAAAATTTCCTCTCTTGGAAAGCAAGGTTTGAGCTCGAGATGACAgaattgaaaaggaaaaaaatgaaagaggagGA
This genomic window from Lepisosteus oculatus isolate fLepOcu1 chromosome 2, fLepOcu1.hap2, whole genome shotgun sequence contains:
- the rwdd1 gene encoding RWD domain-containing protein 1, encoding MTDYGEEQRNELEALESIYPDSFTVLSENPSSFTITVTSDAGENDETVQTTLKFTYVETYPDEPPLYEIFSQDNLEDSDITDILTLLQQQAEENLGMVMIFTLVTAVQEKLNEIVDQIKKRREEEKRRKEKEAEEAEKVQFHGTPVTIENFLSWKARFELEMTELKRKKMKEEEQSGKCKLTGKQLFETDHNLDTSDIKFLEEAGNNVEVDESLFQDMDDLELDEDDPDFDPAAFGSDED